A stretch of Clostridium formicaceticum DNA encodes these proteins:
- the acsE gene encoding carbon monoxide dehydrogenase/acetyl-CoA synthase methytransferase subunit codes for MEKFLVIGERIHCISPVIRKALAERNPEPILQRAKEQIEAGADYVDVNIGPAAKDGEELMTWAVQLIQKEFDNVPLALDTINRAAMVAGLKAYNNSKGKAIINSADAGPRIDLFDLAAEHDAMIIGLCAKEGIPRDTEERIAYCTEMLEKAMGLGMDPSDILFDPLFLVVKGMQEKQSDVLEAIKQITEMGLKTTGGLSNISNGAPKHVRPIMDAVFAAMAMQCGLSSAIINPCDKELMDTIKTCDVIKNNILYADSYLDL; via the coding sequence ATGGAAAAGTTCCTTGTAATTGGAGAGAGAATTCATTGTATTTCACCAGTAATTAGAAAGGCATTAGCTGAAAGAAATCCTGAGCCAATCTTACAGAGAGCCAAGGAGCAAATTGAGGCTGGAGCAGATTACGTAGATGTAAACATAGGACCAGCAGCAAAAGATGGAGAAGAATTAATGACTTGGGCTGTTCAGTTAATTCAAAAAGAGTTTGACAATGTTCCTTTAGCTTTAGATACTATAAACAGAGCAGCTATGGTAGCTGGATTAAAAGCATATAATAATTCAAAAGGCAAAGCGATTATTAACTCAGCAGATGCTGGCCCAAGAATTGATTTATTTGATTTAGCGGCAGAGCATGATGCAATGATTATTGGTTTATGTGCTAAAGAAGGTATTCCTAGAGATACAGAAGAACGTATCGCTTATTGTACAGAAATGTTAGAAAAAGCTATGGGATTAGGTATGGACCCAAGTGACATATTATTCGACCCACTTTTCCTAGTTGTTAAAGGAATGCAGGAAAAACAATCAGACGTTTTAGAAGCCATCAAACAAATCACTGAGATGGGTCTTAAAACTACTGGTGGATTAAGTAATATTTCTAATGGAGCTCCAAAGCATGTAAGACCAATCATGGATGCAGTTTTTGCAGCTATGGCAATGCAATGTGGACTTTCCTCCGCTATTATTAATCCATGCGACAAAGAATTAATGGATACAATCAAAACTTGTGATGTTATTAAAAACAACATTCTATATGCTGATTCATACTTAGACTTATAA